In Candidatus Methylomirabilota bacterium, one DNA window encodes the following:
- a CDS encoding Zn-dependent hydrolase, with translation MAGPLAISLPRLRAHLETLARFGRNPDGKGITRSCWSPAHEEARAWLLDRMKEAGLSTWVDEAGNTFGRLGNGGPAVVTGSHIDTVPNGGPLDGALGVLAGLECLQTMYESNVRTRLPLMVAAWSDEEGRYGGLFGSRAFTGKLDAKHIPQLRAADGERLVDAMARAGFNAYDAPKARCNPKTLAAYVELHIEQGPHLEAAKIPIGVVEGIVGNRRQWVTFMGQADHAGTTPMAWRRDAFMAAAEFATRARQLIITRGSGRSVTNFGRVEVGPGVANIVPDRCVLLHEMRELDPRVLARLERQCLALAKQVAKKWKLKVTVEAISRSEPARCSPRVMRAVAAAAAELRLKVKHMPSGAGHDAQNLAAVTDAGMLFIPSQGGKSHRPDEMSDWRAIERGGNTLLHTLLKLAG, from the coding sequence ATGGCCGGCCCTCTCGCCATCTCGCTGCCCCGCCTGCGGGCCCATCTGGAGACCCTGGCCCGGTTCGGAAGGAATCCCGACGGCAAGGGCATTACGCGGTCCTGCTGGAGCCCCGCGCACGAAGAGGCGCGCGCCTGGCTCCTCGATCGCATGAAGGAGGCCGGGCTCAGCACCTGGGTGGACGAAGCGGGGAACACCTTCGGCCGCCTCGGCAATGGGGGTCCGGCCGTGGTGACGGGCTCGCACATCGACACGGTGCCGAACGGCGGGCCGCTCGACGGCGCCCTCGGCGTGCTGGCCGGCCTCGAGTGCCTGCAGACCATGTACGAATCGAACGTGCGCACCCGGCTGCCCCTCATGGTCGCCGCCTGGAGCGACGAGGAAGGGCGCTATGGCGGCCTCTTCGGCTCTCGCGCCTTCACGGGCAAGCTCGACGCCAAGCATATCCCGCAGCTCCGCGCGGCCGATGGCGAGCGGCTCGTGGATGCCATGGCGCGCGCGGGCTTCAATGCCTATGACGCGCCGAAGGCCCGCTGCAATCCGAAGACGCTCGCCGCGTACGTGGAGCTCCACATCGAGCAGGGCCCGCACCTCGAGGCGGCCAAGATCCCCATCGGCGTGGTCGAGGGCATCGTGGGCAACCGGCGCCAGTGGGTGACCTTCATGGGCCAGGCCGACCACGCGGGCACCACGCCCATGGCGTGGCGCCGCGACGCCTTCATGGCCGCCGCCGAGTTCGCCACGCGGGCCCGCCAGCTCATCATCACCAGGGGCAGCGGTCGGAGCGTGACCAATTTCGGGCGCGTGGAGGTCGGCCCCGGCGTCGCCAATATCGTGCCCGATCGATGCGTGTTGCTGCACGAGATGCGCGAGCTCGACCCGCGCGTGCTCGCGCGGCTCGAGCGGCAGTGCCTGGCTCTGGCCAAGCAGGTCGCAAAAAAGTGGAAGCTCAAGGTGACCGTGGAGGCCATCTCGCGAAGCGAGCCCGCCCGCTGCTCACCGCGCGTGATGCGCGCGGTGGCGGCGGCGGCGGCCGAGCTCAGGCTCAAGGTCAAGCACATGCCCTCGGGGGCCGGGCACGACGCTCAGAATCTGGCGGCGGTGACGGACGCCGGGATGCTCTTCATTCCCTCGCAGGGCGGCAAGAGCCACCGCCCCGACGAGATGAGCGACTGGCGGGCCATCGAGCGCGGGGGCAATACCCTGCTCCACACCTTGCTCAAGCTGGCCGGCTGA
- a CDS encoding acyl-CoA dehydrogenase, with protein sequence MDFALTPEQTSFRDEVRSWLKKNLPKDWTDRMRIGSDVPRPEVYDFLRKWQRQMYEAGFVGVTWPKDYGGRGLTFMEEMILHEEIAITKAPPVLNILAIGMAGPTIIAYGTEEQKRRYPPKMLSCEEIWCQGYSEPNSGSDLASLQTRAEKVGDHYVVNGQKVWTSLAHQSDWMMLLARTDPKAEKHKGITYFLLDMHSPGVTVKPLKQITGDAEFNEVYFDNVEVPEANILGGLNNGWAVGMTTLMYERLALGFGLQVRLRIALDGLVDLARRSKKGGAPATKDATMRQKLAQLWIDTEVFKYTGARAVTKLLKGELPGPEASAGKMMWVEGHQRLQELAMELQGPYAQLGRGTKWAVDGGVWQHSFLRSRANSIEGGTTEIQKNIMGERVLGLPKG encoded by the coding sequence ATGGATTTCGCTTTGACCCCCGAACAGACGTCCTTCCGGGACGAGGTCCGCTCCTGGCTCAAGAAGAACCTGCCCAAGGACTGGACCGATCGGATGCGCATCGGCTCGGATGTGCCGCGCCCCGAGGTCTACGACTTCCTGCGTAAGTGGCAGCGCCAGATGTACGAGGCGGGCTTCGTCGGCGTGACCTGGCCCAAGGACTACGGCGGGCGCGGCCTCACCTTCATGGAGGAGATGATCCTCCACGAAGAGATCGCCATCACCAAGGCGCCGCCCGTCCTCAACATCCTGGCCATCGGCATGGCGGGCCCCACCATCATCGCCTATGGCACGGAGGAGCAGAAGCGCCGCTACCCGCCCAAGATGCTCTCCTGCGAGGAGATCTGGTGCCAGGGATACTCCGAGCCCAACTCGGGATCGGACCTCGCGTCGCTCCAGACCCGCGCGGAAAAGGTCGGCGATCACTACGTCGTCAACGGCCAGAAGGTGTGGACCTCGCTCGCGCATCAGTCCGACTGGATGATGCTCCTCGCGCGCACCGACCCCAAGGCCGAGAAGCACAAGGGCATCACGTACTTCCTCCTCGACATGCATAGCCCCGGGGTGACGGTGAAGCCGCTCAAGCAGATCACGGGCGATGCCGAGTTCAACGAGGTCTACTTCGACAATGTCGAGGTCCCCGAGGCCAATATCCTGGGGGGTCTCAACAACGGATGGGCCGTGGGCATGACCACGCTCATGTACGAGCGTCTGGCCCTCGGCTTCGGCCTCCAGGTCCGCCTGCGCATCGCACTGGACGGGCTCGTCGACCTCGCGCGCCGGTCCAAGAAGGGCGGGGCGCCCGCGACGAAGGACGCCACCATGCGCCAGAAGCTCGCGCAGCTCTGGATAGACACCGAGGTCTTCAAGTACACGGGCGCCCGCGCCGTCACGAAGCTCCTCAAGGGCGAGCTGCCCGGGCCCGAAGCCTCGGCGGGCAAGATGATGTGGGTGGAAGGCCACCAGCGGCTTCAAGAGCTCGCCATGGAGCTCCAGGGCCCTTATGCCCAGCTCGGGCGGGGCACGAAGTGGGCCGTGGACGGCGGCGTCTGGCAGCACAGCTTCCTGCGCTCGCGCGCCAACTCCATCGAGGGCGGCACCACGGAAATCCAGAAGAACATCATGGGCGAGCGCGTGCTCGGCCTCCCGAAAGGCTAG